The window CGCGAAGGCATGCCGATTGCCGTGCGGGTGACTTTGCGCGGCGACAAGATGTATGAATTCGTGGACCGGTTCATAGCGATTGCCTGCCCCCGGATTCGCGATTTCCAGGGATTTTCGCCCAACTGTTTCGACGGTCGCGGCAACTATAATCTTGGACTCCGGGACCACCATATCTTCCCCGAGGTTGATATGGAGAAGACGCCTCAGGCGCACGGTATGAACATTTCGTTCGTCACCACCGCCCAGTCCGACGAGCATGGCCGGCTGCTGCTTGGTTATCTGGGCCTGCCGTTCAGCAAGAAGAAATAAGGAGAAGCGACAATGGCAACATTCGCCTGGATGGCAAAAATGCGCAAGCCGCAGAAATTCGCAGTGCGATTCCGCAACCGGTGTCAGGTTTGCGGGCGGCCCAGAGGATACTACCGGGACTTCGGCCTCTGCCGTATATGTCTCCGCAAAATGGCCCACGAGGGATTAATCCCCGGGCTCAGGAAATCTAGCTGGTAAGAGGGAAGAGACCATGGATCCGATAGCAGATCTTCTTACAAGAGTTCGCAACGCCGCGATGAAGAGAAAGGAGCGGGTGGATATTCCGTTCTCGAAAATGAAACTGGAGATAGTCCGCGTACTTAAAGACGAGGGTTATATAGCCAATTACAAGGAAATCCCGGCCGCCGAAGGCAAACCGCGCGGCACGGTTCGGGTATTTCTGAAATACTCCGAAGGCAACGACGGCCTGATCGGCGGCCTGAAGAGAATTTCCCGGCCGGGCTGCAGAATTTACCGGTCATATCTTGATATTCCGAAGGTCCGCGGACCTTTCGGCATTTCAATTCTTTCCACATCCAAAGGTGTGATGTCCGACGCCGACGCCAAAGCCAACAAGGTGGGCGGCGAGGTCCTCTGCCAGGTGTGGTAGTAAAATTTAACAACGGGTGCTAAACTATGAGCAGAGTAGGCAAAAAACCCATCACGATACCTGCAAAGGTTAAGGTGACGATAAATGGTCCCGAAATAAAGGCCGAAGGGCCGCTGGGCAGTCTGATTTTCACATTGCCCCAGCACATCAGCGCCACGGTGGACGGCAATACCGTTCTTGTAAAAAAGGACGGCGACGCCAAGCAGCTCGACGCGATGTTCGGGACGGCAAGAGCGAGGATTAATAACCTTGTTAACGGAGTCTCGTCCGGATTTGAGAAGGCTCTCATTGTAAACGGCCTCGGTTACCGGGCTCAGATACAGGGCAAGAAAGTCAATATGGAGCTGGGTTTTTCGCACCCGATCCTGCTGGACATTCCGCACGGTCTGAGCGTGGAGTTCGACGCCAAGAACAGCAAGCTCGTCATTAAAGGCGCGGATAAGGCGCTTGTGGGTGATTTTGCGGCGTCAATCCGCCGGTTGCGCCCGCCGGAACCCTATAAGGGCACGGGTATCCGCTACGAAGACGAGCATGTTGCCCGCAAGGCAGGCAAAGCGGCCGCCAGCGGCAAGAAGTAAGGCGAGGAACTAACATGAGAACCAATCAGGAACGATATCAGTTCAGAAAAGACCGTGTTCACCGTCAGCTTTCCACGAACGGTAGCAACAGGCCGAGACTCAGCGTATACCGCAGTCTTCGTTACATCTATGCGCAGGTGATTGACGACGCGACGGGCAAAACCATCGCGGCGGCCTCCACTCTGGCGCCGGAGCTTAAAGGCAAATTTAAGACTTCCGAGAAAAGCATAGAAGCCGCGACCGCGCTTGGCGAACTGATCGCCAGGAAAGCCATTGATGCGGGCGTTAAGGAAGTTTGTTTTGACCGCGGCGCGCGGATCTACCACGGGCGGGTCAAAGCCGTGGCGGAAGGCGCGCGCAAAGCCGGCCTCACCATATAAGTTTAGGAGCATTGTCAAATGTCTGAAAAGGCGCTTAACAGAAACGAAACAAAACCCAAAACCGGCCCAGTCGGCGGCGGTTCCCTGCGCAAGCAGGTGACCAATCCGGTCGAAGAGGCGGTTGAGAAAACCACGGTCGTAAACCTGTCCCGCACATCGAAGGTAGTAAAGGGCGGCAAGAGATTCTCTTTCCGCGCGCTGGTGGTGGTGGGCAAGGGCAACGGCGAAGTGGGAGTGTCAATCGGCAAGGCGAACCAGGTGCAGCTGGCCATCCAGAAAGCATCGCTTCACGCCAAGCGGAACATGATAAAATTCCCGCTGAAAGCGGACTCTATTCCGCACGAGATTATCGGGCATTTCGGAGCCGGCAAGGTGTGGATGAAGCCCGCCGCGCCCGGCACCGGCGTTATCGCCGGAGCGGGAGTGCGGGCGGTGCTGGAGGCGGCCGGAGTCAAGGACGTGCTGGCCAAGAGCCTTGGCAGCAACAACGCGTTCAATATGGTCTACGCGACCTTAGAAGCGCTTAAACAGCTTAAAAGCCGCGACGCGGTCAACGCGTCGCGGGGCAAAGCCGCCTAAGCGGTAAATAAAGAGGCATAAGAAGATGATCGGACTCAATACTCTTTCACCTATGAAAGGTTCCACCCACCGGAAAAAACGCGTGGGCACCGGCCGGGGTTCAGGACACGGGGAGCACAGCACCCGCGGTCTTAACGGCCAGTCCTCGCGGTCCGGTAACGGCCCCAAGGAGTCAAAGGAAGGCGGTCAGATGCCGCTGTTCCGGCGTATTCCGAAAAGCGGGTTCTCAAACAGGAAGTTCGCCATTTCTTGCGAATGGGTGAATCTCTCCGTCATTGCCGGCAAGTTTGAAAAAGGCGCAGTCGTCACACCGGAAACCATGAAGGAAAAGGGTCTGGTCTGCTGCGCCTGCAGAGTGAAGGTTTTGGGCGGAGGGGAACTTTCCCACCCGCTTGAAATCAGCGCGCATGGCTTTTCGAAATCCGCCAGGGAAAAAATCGAAAAAGCCGGCGGCTCTGCCATTGTAATTACCGAAAAAAACTGAGGCATTGTAAATAATGCAGTCAGGACTAATGAACCTGTTCCGTATACCGGAACTGAAGAAGCGGATGCTTTTCGTGCTCATCGCGCTGGCGGTTTACCGGGCTGGGGCGGCAATCCCCATTCCCGGCATAAACAGCGAGGCGCTGCGTTCGTTATTTGACGCGAACCGGAACAATCTTCTGGGTTTCCTGGATATTTTTTCGGGCGGCGCGCTGGGCAAGTTCTCGATACTCTCGATGGGCGTGATGCCGTACATCAACGCCTCGATCATCATGAGCCTGCTTTCGGGCGCGCACGTCATCCCGTATCTCGACCGCCTGTCGAAAGAAGGCGAGCTGGGCCGGCGCAAAGTCAACCAGATAACCCGGGTGTTCACGCTTGTGCTGGCGGCGTTCCAGAGTTTCGGGCTGACGATGGCGCTGTCGCATATGCCGACTCCGGGCAATGTGCCGATCGTGATAGATCCGTCGCCGCTGTTTTTCTTTACGACGGTGCTTACGCTGACCACCGGCACGCTGTTTGTAATGTGGCTGGGCGAACAGATGACGGAAAACGGAATAGGAAACGGCATTTCGCTGATTATTTTCGCGGGTATCGTGGACAGGATTCCGTCCGGCATTCTTAACCTAGTGCGGCTGGTGCAGGCGGATGAAATCGGGATAGTGTTTGCGCTGGTTATGGCGGTTGCCATATTCGGAATCATGGGTTTTGTGATCTGGGTTGAAACGGCCCAGCGCAAGATTCCCGTGCAGTACGCCAAGCGTCAGGTGGGCCGGAAAATGGTCGGCGGGGCGAGCAGTTATCTGCCGCTCAAAGTGGATCAGTCGGGCGTTATCGCGGTAATCTTCGCGATTTCACTGCTGATGCTGCCTATGACGATCATGCAGTTTAATCCGACCGCGGCCTGGGCGCAAAGCCTTATGGATTATTTCAATAGCGGCGGGTTCCTGTATGAGGCGGCATATGCCGCGCTTATCGTGTTTTTCTGCTATTTCTATAATTCGGTGAGCATCAATCCGAAGGAACTGGCTGACAACATGAAGAAGTGGGGCGGTTTTATTCCCGGCATTCGCGCGGGCGACCCGACCGCGTCGCATATCGAATGGATACTCAACCGCATCACATTCGGTGGCGCGCTGTTTGTTGTATTGATTGCCATTGTGCCCGACGTTCTGCGCCAGAAATACGCGCTGCCGTTCAGTTTCGGCGGCACGACGCTGCTGATTGTGGTCGGCGTCGCGCTTGACACTATCGGCCAGCTGGAAGCGCATCTGCTTATGCGGAACTACGAGCCGATGATGAAAGGTCAGCGCATCCGTGGCCGCTGGTTTAACGTAGGTTCCCAGTAGCATCGGACAGGAACGCGGCTGGCACGGGGTGCTGAGAAGAATGCGGGAAAAGTTTTTGGCAGTGCGGTGAATGCGGGCCGGCGAATCGGGCGGGCCGTAACCGCTGGGAAGCAAGGATTTAACCGTCTCCGGCCTGCGTCAACGCCGGAGGCGGCTTTTTCAGGAGCCCGGGCGTGAGCTTGCGGGCAGTGGAAGCGGAAGGTTATGGAAACCGGGGATCTTCTGTTTTAACGCATGGCAGTTTCCGGGAGTCCGGGTGGAAATCTGGCAAATAACGCTTCCCTAAACCTTTGAAAAGTAATAAAATATAGTAACGAGGTGACGACGTGAACGTGATTTTATTGGGCGCACCCGGTGCCGGAAAGGGTACTGCGGCGCCGTTATTGTGCCAGAAACTGGACCTGCGGCATATTTCGACCGGCAATATTTTCCGTGATGAAATAGCGCGGAAAACCGAGTTCGGGCTTAAAGTGCAAAAGCTCATCAGCGAGGGCAACCTCGTGCCCGACTCGATGGTTATGGACATTGTCACCGCCACATTGCGCACCATCAGGCAGGGGTTTCTGTTCGACGGGTTTCCCCGCACGGTGGCGCAGGCGACAGAGCTGGACGCGTTTTTAAAGTCCGAAGGCAGGAAAATTGATTTTGCCATCCTAATTGACGCGAACGAGGATGTTGTGGTTCGCCGGATCGCCGGCCGCAGAACCTGCGGCAAATGCGGCCAGATTTATAACGTGCTTACCGGCACGCCTCCGAAGGCGGAGAACGTGTGCGACAAGTGCGGCGGCGCGCTCAGGCACCGGGAAGACGATACCGAAACCGCGGTGCGTCATCGCATGGTTGTTTACCGGGAACAGACCGAACCGCTGATCGAGTATTACAAGACCCGGACGAATCTGATCGCCGTGGACGGGACGAAAACACCCGCCGAAGTCAACGGTTCGATATTTGAAAAAATCGGAGTGGTAGCCAGATAATGTCGCATCAGTCC of the Elusimicrobiaceae bacterium genome contains:
- the rplE gene encoding 50S ribosomal protein L5; this encodes MAKKKTEGAVQQPVPKDYQPRLKKTYREKILPVLLKDLNTSSPMSVPKLTKVVINMGISEAKDNIQVLEQARTDLSQITGQQPQIRKAKKSISNFKLREGMPIAVRVTLRGDKMYEFVDRFIAIACPRIRDFQGFSPNCFDGRGNYNLGLRDHHIFPEVDMEKTPQAHGMNISFVTTAQSDEHGRLLLGYLGLPFSKKK
- a CDS encoding type Z 30S ribosomal protein S14, producing the protein MATFAWMAKMRKPQKFAVRFRNRCQVCGRPRGYYRDFGLCRICLRKMAHEGLIPGLRKSSW
- the rpsH gene encoding 30S ribosomal protein S8, translating into MDPIADLLTRVRNAAMKRKERVDIPFSKMKLEIVRVLKDEGYIANYKEIPAAEGKPRGTVRVFLKYSEGNDGLIGGLKRISRPGCRIYRSYLDIPKVRGPFGISILSTSKGVMSDADAKANKVGGEVLCQVW
- the rplF gene encoding 50S ribosomal protein L6, whose translation is MSRVGKKPITIPAKVKVTINGPEIKAEGPLGSLIFTLPQHISATVDGNTVLVKKDGDAKQLDAMFGTARARINNLVNGVSSGFEKALIVNGLGYRAQIQGKKVNMELGFSHPILLDIPHGLSVEFDAKNSKLVIKGADKALVGDFAASIRRLRPPEPYKGTGIRYEDEHVARKAGKAAASGKK
- the rplR gene encoding 50S ribosomal protein L18, coding for MRTNQERYQFRKDRVHRQLSTNGSNRPRLSVYRSLRYIYAQVIDDATGKTIAAASTLAPELKGKFKTSEKSIEAATALGELIARKAIDAGVKEVCFDRGARIYHGRVKAVAEGARKAGLTI
- the rpsE gene encoding 30S ribosomal protein S5 — encoded protein: MSEKALNRNETKPKTGPVGGGSLRKQVTNPVEEAVEKTTVVNLSRTSKVVKGGKRFSFRALVVVGKGNGEVGVSIGKANQVQLAIQKASLHAKRNMIKFPLKADSIPHEIIGHFGAGKVWMKPAAPGTGVIAGAGVRAVLEAAGVKDVLAKSLGSNNAFNMVYATLEALKQLKSRDAVNASRGKAA
- the rplO gene encoding 50S ribosomal protein L15, with translation MIGLNTLSPMKGSTHRKKRVGTGRGSGHGEHSTRGLNGQSSRSGNGPKESKEGGQMPLFRRIPKSGFSNRKFAISCEWVNLSVIAGKFEKGAVVTPETMKEKGLVCCACRVKVLGGGELSHPLEISAHGFSKSAREKIEKAGGSAIVITEKN
- the secY gene encoding preprotein translocase subunit SecY — translated: MNLFRIPELKKRMLFVLIALAVYRAGAAIPIPGINSEALRSLFDANRNNLLGFLDIFSGGALGKFSILSMGVMPYINASIIMSLLSGAHVIPYLDRLSKEGELGRRKVNQITRVFTLVLAAFQSFGLTMALSHMPTPGNVPIVIDPSPLFFFTTVLTLTTGTLFVMWLGEQMTENGIGNGISLIIFAGIVDRIPSGILNLVRLVQADEIGIVFALVMAVAIFGIMGFVIWVETAQRKIPVQYAKRQVGRKMVGGASSYLPLKVDQSGVIAVIFAISLLMLPMTIMQFNPTAAWAQSLMDYFNSGGFLYEAAYAALIVFFCYFYNSVSINPKELADNMKKWGGFIPGIRAGDPTASHIEWILNRITFGGALFVVLIAIVPDVLRQKYALPFSFGGTTLLIVVGVALDTIGQLEAHLLMRNYEPMMKGQRIRGRWFNVGSQ
- a CDS encoding adenylate kinase, whose product is MNVILLGAPGAGKGTAAPLLCQKLDLRHISTGNIFRDEIARKTEFGLKVQKLISEGNLVPDSMVMDIVTATLRTIRQGFLFDGFPRTVAQATELDAFLKSEGRKIDFAILIDANEDVVVRRIAGRRTCGKCGQIYNVLTGTPPKAENVCDKCGGALRHREDDTETAVRHRMVVYREQTEPLIEYYKTRTNLIAVDGTKTPAEVNGSIFEKIGVVAR